GCAGGCAGGCGTAGGGTAAGTTGAGGAATTAACAAACTAAAAAATAAACAGGTAATTAGGTCAACGCCTCCGTCGACTGTCGACTGTCGCCGGCACGCGTAATGAACCTGTTCGGGAGCAAGGGTTTCGTTCCTCAGACACGACATAGGCAGAGACAAAGACAAAGACAAAGCCAAAGCCGTCACCGAGCACCTTGACTAGAATTTCTAATAAATTTCTAGCCATGTTACAAACACGTCAAAACAACACGCGCCTgcctgctgcggctgcggcttcTGCTCCTGGCCTGCGCGTGGTGTATTTAGTATGCGCCCAAGCACCCTCATCCTCGTGGGCCGAGGCCGAGTCTGTCTTGGCCACGATATGCTAGGCTGGGCATGATCTTTAGGGCCAGAAGTTGAAGTTCAGTGGTGCACGGAAATGTGCGGGACAGACAGGCGTTGGGCGACGGGCGACGGGCGACGGGCGACAGTCGCGCGCCGCTGTTTAATATCCGCTCACCCCCGGTCGTCGTCTGGGTGGTTATCCTAGGGCTGGGCATTCCATCAGACAGCCTTTCTTTCCATTTGAATAATTAGTTGCTCGTGCCAGAGACTGGCCGGTGGCCAGGCTCACTTGCATTCCTGTGCACTTTGCATAACGTGTCCTTCTCCTGTTGCCCGTCTGCCGGGTGTGGCAGGTTCGGCTGGGTGGCCACTGGAGAGGAACAAGTGCTAGGACAGGGCAGTGGGCCGTATGAAGATGTGCGGTCGGTCAGGGGGTGGACGCACTCGACCGGTAAGGATCATGCTGGCATATGTCTCCTTTTCCGGCGATGGTGCAGCAGGCTCGTGCCAAGAACTAGCACCTGGACGGATGGATAGTTCTAAAGAACTTATAAACACCTTTCTCTTTGCAGATTCGAAGCTTGAAGATTCTTGTTATTGGTTCCTGAAAGCGTTTCTGATaagtaaaacaaaacaaatgaaATCTTTGAGATGTTCCGCACACTAAACAAATTTATTTCTAGATTCTAGAGCATGTCGGCGGGCCCCGACAAAGTTCCTCCAGGCAACCCGGGACTCCTGAAGAAGAACCCCAAACATAAGGGGTACTTTCGACGAAACAGCATTCTGACAAAACTGATGAAACACATGGCCCTGCGGGGAGAGCCGGGACAGAGATACAGCTTCGAGAACAGCAAGGGCTTACTTGACACCTTTCTGAAGGCACTGAAGATATACATGAAGACCGCCTTGAAGGAGATCATAGAGCGGTGCGAGCACCGCTCTGCCTATCGTTTCCACGAGAATATTCGCTACAAGTTGGTTTACGATATCAAGGCCAAGATGGAACGCCTCGACGAGAGGGATCGGCTGGAGCATTGCCTGTCGGATGACGACGACCAGATCAAATTTGTGGTACCCTCCACGGACTTCCGACTGGGCCTAGCCAGGCGCCTGACGACGACCAACAACACGGCCCTGAATGCCATCGGACTGCGGATGCACCAGGCCCCACCCCAGGCACACTCCACACTCCCTAGTATGGCAGTGGAGCCGCgatcccagccccagcccctgcGGTCAGCAGCTAAGCGTTGCAAGTACATCTGCGTGGCCGATGTGATTCAGTTCCTGAAGGACGACAAGCGCTATGCCCAGACGAGGATGCTCATCGTTGCCAATTCCAATTACGAGTTCTAGGGCGGACTCTGAACCCCAATTCAATTGCAGCCATTTTGGGTTCAATGAACTTCCTCTTTCAATAAATCTCAACCGAAGCCCAAGGAAACAGGTGGTGTGCTGTGTCCTTTGTTCGCCAGCACTTGGCATTTCAATGGATCCCATCCCCGATCGAGGGAAACCCATGCACCACATGCACTTTGAACTTGTGTGTCGCGACGACAAAGCGGAGTACTCAAAGGAATTTCCGGCGAGACAGGAAGCATATGCGCATTGGGCATTGCGCATGCGCCGCAGTGCGAGCGCGGTCTTTGGTTTCGGATAGGAAACGTGATGCTATCAGCTCGACTCATTATGCTAAGTACTGGCAATAAAATCAAAGCGCACGAGGGCGACACATCTCATCGAACTTCAATTGAAGCCGTGCGCCAGCTCTGCCCGCTCACGTACCAGGCCGAGACATGCCGGAGGATCGTGCTAGGAACTCTTTGTTGTGGCATTAATTTCCATGTAATTGTGGGCACTGGCCTTTCGAatgggctggagctggagctggagtgATTAAAAATGCATTGGAGCTTGGAATATTTGAATATTCTGTCTATGGATTGCCCGGAACACCTCTTTTCGGGTTCACATTTGATCTTATACGTGTACGAtatgatatatatatagaacCCATTCTAATCTTTCGATATCCACAAAAACTGTACCTCTTCATAGACAAAATAACTGTTAGATAAGTGCCTAATGTTTAAACGAATTTCAAGTGGGTCTCATCGGCAGGGGCACCACCTGTCGGCGGCCGCAAAGCTGTCCAACCACCCCTATCCCGATCCCTAGTCTAGCACCCTCTCTACAGGTTACATGTTGCAACATTAACTCAGGCATATATCCCTTTTTCAAGGACTCGGGGAACAGCTGCCGCCTGCAGGAAAATATCGAGCGAGTGCGCTGTCAGGCGTAAACTTGACAGGTACTCTGGTGGCAGGAAAAGTTCTCCCCCATCGGTCCCGACACACAGTCCAGGAAAAAACCACCCCAAAGTTGCCGCTGCCACTTGAGTGTAGATCGGTTTTCCAGCCggaaggaggcaggaggcaggaggcaggaggcgaCTTGCCACGTATGCAAGGTGTATTTGAACAGAGGGCCGAGGAACCTGGCGGCCCAGGCGGCCCTGGCAGGAAGGCGAATTCCAGCACATACAACGCCACCCGACACACTCGACAGCTATCCGTTAGGGTTCCTATATTATCATATTTGTATAGCAGGAACACACAAAGAGTTGCTTTTGTGCGTCTGAGGCTCTCGATGAAGATTGTGTTGCACCTTTTTTGCATAACGTTCCGTTCTGTTCGGTTCGGATCGGTTCTGCTATGCTATTCTCTATACGGATATGTGTCCCGTCATCATTGTATTAAAAAAGACGAGCCAGGGCTCTTCTTCATTGAGGTAGCAGCTGTGCCAATACACCGCCCGGCCACCAATTGAGCCCCGACCAGCCCTGACGTTGGGGGACCCGGGAAATCGGAATTGATTGGAGCTGCGCGTGTTTGCCTGCTGATAAGGAACCCATCAGGTGATGGAGCCCATAGTGCCGTCTTGAATCGCTCTTACGGTCGTGTATTtgcatactcgtatgtacatGTAATTTTATTTGTCTAACCATTTGAGTAACCTCAATTGTCGAAGGCCAGGCTCCTGGGGAGCTTCAGTTTACACGTGTCCCGTCCATGTGATAGTGGTTTGGGTGGCCCACAAATGTAAGTCCCTAATATTTCGAGGCTGTGTAGAAAATACGAGGGATACGAAAAAATTGTATAGTCTTCAGATGTGTAATAATTTGGATTTCTTTCCCGATTTCCCGGACTATTGTAACCTTGCAGAAGATAATACATACCTTGGTGCCATGGTATGATTTCCGAAAGATGTATGCCTCAAAAATATACAAGAAGGAGGCTTTACTTAAATGGATATTTTTGAGCATTTTACGGAACATTGAATGCAAATGATAGTGCAAAAAATAGTAGGGTTTCCTGGTCTGTTCAATATTTATACACAAGTAAGCATCTCCTCCGTAGATGGCTTATTTCTCAGAACAGATAGATCATAAGCTGATGAATTGTAAATTGTCGGGTATATAAAATCAATTTAGTTCCTCTTGCCCCATAGCTGGCAGCGCAGCTCCGTTTCTAATCCGCAACAGATGCTGCCACCTCTCGTCCGCCGCTCGGAGCCGACACCAGTGGGCACTCACAAAAGAAGCAATAAAAACACATGGACACGTAACGATTGGTGCCGCTACAGACGCTACAGGCTTTGGGCTGCGGCTCCTCCAACTGCTGCGTGGCGCATTAGAGCTGGAAGCGGCCCAGGGTAACACAATTTATGACTTTATTAACTCCAAAACGCAACCAGGCGGACAACAAAGTGTTAAGCCAGGCCTGGGCCTTTGCCTGCGCCTGCGCCTGCGCCTGCGAAGACCGCGTCGAGGCGATGAAGTTGTGTAAATGAAATTAATCTTCAATAGACACAGGGCAATAAACGAAGCTCGGCGGCATCCGCAGCAGCCTCTGCCGTCTCTGCCATTAGTCATTAAACAATTTTCCACTGAAGCAACCGcttccatctccatctccaagCTGTAACTCCATATGCAACTCCTGCTCCTTCAacttccccttccccttctcctgctgctgctgctgctgctgttggtgccGCAGTTGCTGCTGCGTATTTTGTCAGGTGTCATAAAAACCGAATTTATTGCGCATGCGCGGCGGCCGGTGAGCTCCGAATCCGATGCAAGGCTTCAGCATTTTGTTAcagtttttcatttttattatttaattttctcgCTGCCAGCGCATAAATCAAGATGCGTGCGGGACTGAGGTGACAGCACTTTAGGGCACATAAACAcacatcagcatcagcatcagcggcGACAATAGCAGCGGGTCGGCTTTGGGACCGGCACTGGAGAGCAGGTTGCtggaattttaattaaatggAACGCGATCGGTGCTGCGGCGAGGCTTCAGAACTAAAGGAAGGCTGCTGGACTTTCTTCTACAAGTCACACATTGCGACAAAGTGAAGAATTCGGCATACACTTTGCATGTGATAAAAATTAGGTCGTCGGCTTAGTGGAGGGATAATTTTTAATCGACATCCACAGCGCTGATATCTAAGAAAGTGATGGgttaaaaatataaatatgtgtCCATACAATGGCTATACCTGGAGATCAATCAAGACAAAGTTGTTCCTTAAACTTGGGAactttttttaaaattttttaaaACCTAATTTCTTAAATTTTTACGAATTATGAAAAATCTTCTAATTTCTAAATTACATTTTGGAATTAAGTAAATACTCACATTTTAGTTATATTATATAcaataatatatgtatgtatagtaTTTATATATATCTCTCTGTTATAAAAAAAAGTTTTGGGTGTTGCTTAAGCGAGTGAGACGGGGGTTGGCAGGCCCTTGCCCCGTAGTGTATATTGTAtatgatatacatacatatgtatgtatatttggTAATACTTATATGGGACTTTTAATATTTTCGGTTACTTTATAGCTAATTCAAGCACTGAGCATCCATGACGAACAATTCATAGAAAACTGTTGTTCTCAAAACTATTCCTGCTTATAATGAAGCCGTTTTAGGCCCTACGTCCTACATCCTCTCGTACATTGTGAACATTTAGGTCTTTCCCACCAACAAACTCCGCATACACTGAATACTGAATACAGAATTTGCAAAAAAAGGCAAGAATCGTTCCCAAAAACTTGAATTTCACACGCTGCCGCCTGCGGGTGTTCCTTCTTTGCCGAAAAAACGAGCACGTAATGTGGtcgatgctgctgccgttggtgatgctgctgctgcacttgTTCCCACAAATTCCGAGGCATAGGCCATTTCCATGAATGCCAAACAAGCAGAAATTTCACACTCGCAAGTGGAACACAAAAACTACATGTCCATGGACATGTACGGACCTGAATGGACGATTGAACCTGCCAGCGAGGGCCCTGAGAAACCTCCACCGCAGAGCGGgacagagacagcgacagagCGACACAAGCAACGCTCGATCTCAATTCCGATTCCATGCGATCGCAGGGAAGGGCAAAGCAGAcacgaaccgaaccgaacacAACCGACACGACCCGAGCCGACCAGGCATCAGCATAATCAACAAGATCACGCATCAAACGAGACGACAGCCGCATAAGAATGCAAACATTAAGAGATTTTATGCGAGTCTGTTCACATGCCAAAAAATTGGTGGAAAAAAAAGCGAAACAAAGGGGAACCTGAACAAAACCGAACAGGTACACAGGACGATTATCCTGTCATTCACTTGTTGCTCGCACAGCAAGCAGCCCAGAACTGGAAGCAAGAGGCTGGCCTCTCAGGCAGTACGAAACAGGTAGAAAggagctgtggctgtggctgtggctggggctcTAGAGCTGAAATTTCAGCTACGCTTCCTGCAGATGAGGTGGTCCTGCCCGTACTCCCTTTGACGCTGGTCGGCGTGAGAACCTGTTTCATGCCCACTCCCAACTccccagctcccagctccccTCCTCCACCGCAAAGGCCAATTTCGTTTTTCGGCTCTCGATGCTAATCTCTGGCGCAAATTTTCAAAAattgtttgtgtgttttaATAGACCACAACTGGGTCGGTGGAGCGGACATTTCGTGTTTCTCGATAATTTATTACCGTTGCCCGAATCGGCAAAACGGTCCGCTCCAGCCACTAAGCACTTTTTTATTGTCATATTTATATTTGTGCGATTAGTTTTTTCCTCTCCGTTGGTTTACGATTCTCTATCCGTCTATCCGTCGATCCGTCTTTCCGTTTCAGGGGTTTTGCTATAGCTACGATTTTTAAGCGGCACGCAAAAAATATATTCCCACGCATTTTCAGTTCGTGATATTTTTTGAGGGCTTTTATTTCTTCATTTCTTCGAGAGCACAAATCAAGCGAAAAATGCAAAAAGCGACGTTTTAttgttctgtttttgtttcggACTGTTTCGAATTCGGAAATGGAAAGGGCAGGGGGTGCTACTCGAAAATACTAGGAGCCAAGACCTTCGATAGCTTCCTCTCTCCATTTCTGACAGAATTCCCTCAAATCTTCTTTTACTTTCTCTAGGCAAAAACTGTGTTTTTTTCTGGCCAATCATTTCCTATACAACTCGAAGCTCAGTGGCCAAGTGACAGATACAACAATTGTCCATGCCACCATGATCTCTACCCATTccagccatccagccatccagccatcACAGCCCCCTTACCGCTTAAATGACATGCAAAACAGTTGACATTACATTTAagcagccagagccagagccagagcaaggagaaatataaaataaaatgaaattgcTTAAATTGTTGGCCATAAATCAACGGCAGACACCGAGGAGGAGATCAAGATCCAACGAGACccaaaaaatacacaaaacagaaaaagaaaccaaaccaaaaaccaaaaatctTGCTTTGCTCGATTTCACTGCCAAAACAACAGGCAAACAGACAAACACAAAGCGAACTTCACCTGTTCGACGTACAGACAATGCTCCAACCAGGTGACAGGCATgtccagcaccagcagcaccatcGGGCATGTCTCCAGGAGGGGGCACTGGCACTGTTGACAAGTACCGAGAGGCAAGCGACTCAATTGCGGCACTTGTCGCACGACActtcagcttcagcagcaATAAGAGACGGGTATAGAGGAAGCAGCAGAGACACGGCCACGGAGAAAGGAGAGATGGGAGATGAGAAAACACTGAAAATAATCAAAAATCCGGACCGAGTGAGTATGTCACTTTCGGGGGAGTCGCAAGACCATTCGGGGCATGACAagacacaaaacaaaaaaacaaaaacaacaacacacaATTTTGATTTCTTCACGTTGCATTTACATTATGGGTATATGGCTTTGGGGCCTCTGTTTCCTCGGGTTTCACTTACAGGGTAGGTCTGTCGTCTGGCCGACACGTCCGAGAGTCGCGGACACGATAAGCACTAAATGACATGGAGCAGGGCCGGACCGCGTCTGGGCCAGGCTCTCTCGTTCGCATTATGAGTTAGCAGTTTAACAACGAGATCATCTCCTTCTGCCTGTCTGGGCAGGCGATCTGGACTCAAGATTTAATCGCCGGCGACTCGCGGCAAAGCATCTCCTTAATTGTGCGGCATCCATATTTTCACTAATTAAACGCGGCCGCAGAAAGGGCCAGAAAGCCTTTGCTAAAAATGAAATTTCATCTCAGTTTGTTTAACAAATTCGCTGACATGAGCCGCCGACAGCAGAACAAAAAGATACAAACAGCAATCATGAATATAATAATCATGAAAGGCAAGACCTAAGCAACGAACTTGCCGCACACTTGACCCCCATATGGGCGGGAACAATGGCTCTGGAATCGGATTTTAGCCGCTTTCCCGCCGAAAGAAATTAAGCCGAAATTTCAATTCGCACTTGGGCCACACACAGACCCACCACACAATGGCAATAGGCTTTCTCTGATTCACTGATTCTCTGATTCTCCGCTTCTCTGCGTCTCTGCTCAAATGGCAAATCAATAGAAGTACACTCGGATCAGCTATACTTTTCCTTTTCCACAGTACCTGTTCGGGCCTGAATGCCGCCGATCCGTTGCACGGGTAATTATTTGTTTGCCAAAACAAAGCCGAGCGAGAGATTGTGGAATTTTTTGTCGCTCCCAGAAGTGCGTGTGAACTGGCTCCATCTCACCGTGACTCTCCCTCCCCGACTGTCGCAGATTCATTTGGAAATTGTTCCGCCAACGCCCACACAACAAGTGCTTGAGTTTCGGCCAACAGGTAGCTACCGGAATTCGGGGAACACCTTTCAATGACAGAGGCGATACCTCTCAGAGACTCAGAGGCTGTTTGCGGTGCTGTTGAATGGATTCTGGTGTGGATTGCACGGGATGGAAGGGGGATAGGAATGGCAATGGGGAGAACTGTTCAGTGAGAAATTACAGGTTGGTTTCCTGTTCTTCACATAGAGAATAAATTCTGAATAAAAACTATAACATTTCAAGGAACATTTTGTACACTTTTGGAAACCTGGGCTCTCCCCTGAAGGACATTAAATTAGAGAAATGAATTAGTTAGCTATTACCCCTAGTTCTATACATTCAACCCCTTCGTTTTATTTCCAAGAAATCTTGAATTGATTTCCATTTGataaatacaatttttaaTCTCCTAAACTCATTCCCCCCGCATTTGGCGCCAGTCCACGAAGATTCCGCTCTCATCCTCGTTTGAACTCTTCCCAGTAAGCCATTCAAGATTCCACCGCAATCTCCATACAGGGAGCAGAGAGTGGAGCTATCTCCACCATCTTTTCCATCAAAAAACTGAAAACAAAACCCCAGGCCTGGGCTCCTGTACGCCCGTTTGCGTGCTCTCCTGTTCTCGTCACGTATCTCGGGTATCGGGACTGGCATCTGGGGCAATTAATTTAAACGAACGCTATAATATCTCATTTTTTCGGCCCAAGAAACCGAAAGAGAAAGAGGCAAAACGAGAATTCATAgaagcagagcagagccataAACCAGCATTTGAAAAGTCATCAGAAAAGTTCAAAAATACATACGAGTAAGCGGAGTGCTGGAGAGCTGCCTCCAGTAGCTTCTGCGAGTATCTCTGAACCGCCCTGAACGGGGTATCCACTTGTTACTGCATTTACAAGTTACTGGGAAATATGATTGAGATCGCTCTGGGCTGCCCGAGTCGTAAAAAGCGGGTTTATTTGGAAATTTAGTTGTAAAAACGTAGCGGACACTAGTGGCCTGCCATATGGCCCCAAGTGTGGCAGGGCAAGTGCCACAAACGCGGCAAGGCCCGGCTCCAAGCTCCTAAAACCTGACACATAAATCTCGCCGGCaaacaatttaatttccaAAACTTGGCCACTAAAAAATTAGACTAAAAACCGTTGACAAGTGTCGTTTCAGCTTCGGTTGGCCAATGGCCAATGGCCAAGATTTCCACTGCAGCGGAAGTCGTCGGTGCCAAGAAGTGGCCAAGAAGTGTCGCCGTCGCAGCCCTGACTCTGACTCTAACTCGGAGCCCCATTCCGATCCCaatcccgttcccgttcccgatCCCGCCTCTGATCGTcagcgtttttt
The sequence above is a segment of the Drosophila miranda strain MSH22 chromosome 4, D.miranda_PacBio2.1, whole genome shotgun sequence genome. Coding sequences within it:
- the LOC108164265 gene encoding uncharacterized protein LOC108164265, translated to MSAGPDKVPPGNPGLLKKNPKHKGYFRRNSILTKLMKHMALRGEPGQRYSFENSKGLLDTFLKALKIYMKTALKEIIERCEHRSAYRFHENIRYKLVYDIKAKMERLDERDRLEHCLSDDDDQIKFVVPSTDFRLGLARRLTTTNNTALNAIGLRMHQAPPQAHSTLPSMAVEPRSQPQPLRSAAKRCKYICVADVIQFLKDDKRYAQTRMLIVANSNYEF